From a single Cotesia glomerata isolate CgM1 linkage group LG6, MPM_Cglom_v2.3, whole genome shotgun sequence genomic region:
- the LOC123267748 gene encoding calcineurin subunit B type 2, whose protein sequence is MGNESSLPMELCSNFDADEIRRLGKRFRKLDLDNSGALSIDEFMSLPELQQNPLVQRVIDIFDADGNGEVDFKEFIQGVSQFSVKGDKESKLRFAFRIYDMDNDGFISNGELFQVLKMMVGNNLKDTQLQQIVDKTILFADKDEDGKISFEEFCSVVGNTDIHKKMVVDV, encoded by the exons atg ggAAACGAAAGTTCTTTGCCGATGGAACTTTGTTCAAATT ttgatgCTGATGAAATCAGACGATTAGGAAAAAGATTTCGCAAATTAGATCTGGACAACAGCGGAGCGTTGAGTATTGATGAGTTTATGTCGTTACCAGAATTGCAACAAAATCCATTGGTACAAAGagtaattgatatttttgatgcTGATGGTAACGGTGAAGTTGACTTTAAAGAGTTTATTCAAGGCGTTTCACAGTTCAGTGTtaag GGTGACAAAGAAAGTAAACTGAGATTTGCATTCAGAATTTATGACATGGATAATGATGGATTCATAAGTAATGGTGAACTGTTTCAAGTTCTCAAGATGATGGTCGGTAATAATTTAAAGGACACTCAGCTTCAGCAAATTGTTGATAAGACAATTCTGTTTGCTGATAAAGATGAAGATGGAAAAATAAGTTTTGAGGAATTTTGCTCG gttGTTGGTAATACTGATATACATAAGAAAATGGTCGTCGacgtataa